The Petrotoga mobilis SJ95 genomic sequence TTCTTCACATCAACAAAGGTAGCCCCTGTTAGCAAGGACTTTCTCAATGCACTTAAGGCATACGTAGGGGGAAGAAAGTAAGAGATACTTCTTAACCAAACAGGTAGTATGGAGATTGGGTACAACACACCGCTTAAAAGTCCAGAGAGTGTACTGAATACCCAACTTATGGGGTCTCCCATCTTTGTTATCATTATTACTCCCGCACTCATCAGTCCTATCCCACTTATACATATTATTGATAGGATCAATATGAATAAAGATAGGGTTATATTTACAGTCATCTGTATATTAAAAATTAGAACTAAGAACAAAAAAATAACCCCAACGTTCATAGTTGTCCATATGAAACTATTTATCCCATTGAAGATCAATAATTGCCATAATGGGGTGTTACTCATAAGAAGATATTCAAGAGTCCCCATCGTTTGTTCCGACCTTATAGAATTTTTGAAAGAATCCAAAGCAACGGAGACATAACTCATATACATCGTTCCTGTTATCAAAAAAGCCATCAAGTCTCCACCGTATGGTGCGAGCATGGGGAAGGTGTTCCCTTCTTCCAAAAAGGTAGCCA encodes the following:
- a CDS encoding ABC transporter permease codes for the protein MNFLRKLWIFIKRGFVINFSYKTYAILGIASMLIGVLRFGFMATFLEEGNTFPMLAPYGGDLMAFLITGTMYMSYVSVALDSFKNSIRSEQTMGTLEYLLMSNTPLWQLLIFNGINSFIWTTMNVGVIFLFLVLIFNIQMTVNITLSLFILILSIICISGIGLMSAGVIMITKMGDPISWVFSTLSGLLSGVLYPISILPVWLRSISYFLPPTYALSALRKSLLTGATFVDVKNEIIVLIIMSLLTIPLGLLLFRFGFNKARETGSLIEY